One Parachlamydia acanthamoebae genomic window, TAAAGCCCAATCTTTTTTTGTCCAACCATCTGTGATGGAATCGCGAAAAAACGGTCTATTATTGTTGATACTCATATATTGTTGACACTCTAATTAAGTTTAATATTTATTAATATTATCATTTATTGGATTTTTTACTATTTAATTTATATTTTAAATATTTTTTACTTGTATTTATAATGATCTTAGGGCAATGACCAAAAAGGTTGAAATCCTTAACGTGCTTTATAATCCGAATTCTGAGCTGACCCCAGAATGAACGCAGGCATTTAGTGAGATTCATCGAAGCGATGGAAGATAGAAATATTGAAGTAGCAGAGTATATCGAGGAAGAATCGGAGCTCTCATGCAAAATAATGGCTTTGCGTTATGACTAATTTGAAAATAAAGATGCCTTAATTTTCTTAGCCTACTCAAACATGCTTGAGTAGGCTTGATCGATAAGTGGTTAATTTCAGCCTATGGTTTTTGATAAGTAAGCTAATTTGATTTTAGACTCAAAGCTCTCACCATAGCATCTATTTTCGTGACTTCGTTCTTTTTTGCTTCGGAAAGTAATTAGAGAAATGAGATCTTTTCGCTTACATCTTAGTTTGATTTTAGTGAATATCTAGATGTTTTTAAATATTATTTAAAATAATTTAATTACAAAGGAGTATTATTTCTTGAGTATTAAATAATTAATTTTAATAATTAAAATTAAAAACAAAGGGGGAATTCATGAGCATTATTCTTATCCTATTTGCAGCCAGCTTCTTAGGTTTTTTTCTGCATTTGGCGCTCAGTAAGGAAGAGCGTACACTAGGAGAAAAAGCCGAGCTCTTCCTCCTTTACCAAATTGTATTTAACGTCGGCTTAATTAGTTTTTTATCATTTTATGGATTTATTTTTCTCCCAGAGCTTGTTGCGGAAAAATTAGGGTGGCCAACCTGTCCTTTCCAACATGAGATGGGAAATGTCAACCTAGCCTTCGGTGTTTTGGGGATTTTGGCCATTTGGCTTCGGGGTAACTTCTGGACAGCTATTGTGATTGGAGTATCTATTTGGCTCTTAGGAGATGCAGTTGGGCATGTAGTGGATATGGTACAAAATAATAACTACGCTGAAGGAAATGTCGGTATTCCGCTTTACACCGATATTGCCATTCCTGTGGTTCTTTTAATTGCTTTCTACTTTTGGAAGAAATACCAACCAGGAACAAATCAATGACATTGTCTTACAAGACACGCATTCAACATGATGCGGATGTAGAAAAGATTCGCGAACGCTTTCTTGAGCTTCGCGAGTCTCCTCATGATCCAACGATGAGGCAAGCACAGCCTTCGCATATGATGCGAAGTTCAAATCTCTATCGAAAATGGAGACAAGAACTTGGCTTAGATGTCCTTTCTCATGTGATTGAAATTGATCCCATTCAAATGAAAGTGATTGTTGAACCACAAGTCTCGATGGATGAATTGAGTCGGTTAACTTTGGAAAAAAAATGCATGGTTCCTGTTATCCCAGAATTCAAGGGAATCACTGTAGGGGGAGCGATCAATGGGACAGCTCTTGAAAGTAGCTCGCATCTCCATGGACTATTCCATGATATTTGCTTGGCTTATCATATTTTGATTGGAAATGGGGAAATTATCCGTGTTTCGGCAACTGAGCATCCTGATTTATTCCATGGCATTTCTGGTTCATTTGGTTCCCTCGCGATTCTACTTCTGGTAGAGCTTAGATTAATCCGGGCGGCATCACATATTGAATTAACTTACCATCCTTGCGAAAACATTCAGAGAAGCCTTGCGCGTATTCAAGATTTGCACGAACAAGCACATCCGCCCGAATTTCTTGAAGGGATTGTTTTTTCAAAAGATCAAATAGTTGTAATTGAAGGGCGGTGGTGTCAAAACGATCAATTACCCCTTTTAAATTTATCTCTTCCCTGGAGTCCCTGGTATTATTCACATGTGCGTAAAGCCTGCTTTGAGCAAGCAATAAAAGCCGAAAAAATCACCACATTTGACTACCTTTTTAGGCATGATTGTGGGGCTTTTTGGATGGCAGCTTATGGCTTGCATTGGGAGCTACTTACGCGATATTACTTGGAGGGGCGTTTAGGATTATCAGACCTTAGTTACAAAACTTTTGGTTCTTTAGAGTTTGAAAAGTTTTCTGCTCTAAAAGATCCCAGCTTTATCCAGCGCTTCTTATTGAATTGGCAACTATCTAGCCAAAAGCTTTACAATATGTTTCATGCAACAAAGTCTAGGTGGTTTGAGAATCGTTTTATCATCCAAGATTATTTTATTCCCCTAGACCATACTGAAACGTTTGTTGAATTTATTATGGAGAAGGTTGGTATTTTTCCTTTATGGCTATGTCCGATTAAATCTACAACCCATCCCCAAATTTTAGCACCCCATTGGGGAAATGGAATGTATGTAGATGTAGGTGTCTATGGGATGCCAAAGCATACAGCTTCCTTAAAGACGATCCACACAGAATTGAATCAATTGATGCAACACCTGGATGGCCGCAAAATGCTTTACAGTTTTTGCGGCTATACAGAAGAAGAGTTTTGGAGTATTTACAAAAAGACTCCTTATCTTGATTTAAGACAGCGCTACTACGCCTCAGATGTTTGGCCATCGATTGAAGAAAAGGTTCTCAATACTTTTCCATAAAAGGAATGGCGACAGAATTCATTGTGTGTTTAAGCAAAAACCAAGGGATTTTTCTCCCATAAGGAAGGTGACGAGCGTATACTGCCATATATTCTAAATAACTTTCTGCACGACGAACTTTTTTGTAAAATGATGCACCAGAGCTTTGATGAAGAATGAGTCCTTTTTCTTTGGCTTCTAGCGAAAGAATCGTGGAAAGGAGTCGATAAAGACCTGTAGATGTCGGAAGACTCGAATCATATCCAAAAAATGGAGATGTCATTAACCCATTGCGTATGTAATATCCTACTACACCATCAATACGCCCATCTTTTTTCAAAACACGGAAATGCATCAATCCTTCACTAATCAAATATTTTAAAAATTGAAGGTTTAACTGAGGATTCAATTCCGAGTATTTATCGATGTAAAGCTCTCTGTACAAATGTAAAACGCGCTCATACTCTTCATCAGCTAACTGCGTTTCATTCAAAATTTCATATTCACTTTCACGCATAAGCTTAAGATCACTTTTGAAAATACGTGTTTTAAAAACTTGCTCATTTTTTGTGTCAGTTAAAAAGACTTGCCTGCTAACAATCATATCGAAAGCATTGTCTTTGAGGGCTTGTAGAGATTGGGCATTTGTATAGGAATTGATTGAGCGAAAAGCGATGGCATGCAGGGGAAAAAGATTTTTTAGTGTATTAGAAATTAAATCAATTTCTTGCGGTGTGAATTCTGTTGCATAAAGATCTGTCGAAAA contains:
- a CDS encoding DUF6790 family protein; this translates as MSIILILFAASFLGFFLHLALSKEERTLGEKAELFLLYQIVFNVGLISFLSFYGFIFLPELVAEKLGWPTCPFQHEMGNVNLAFGVLGILAIWLRGNFWTAIVIGVSIWLLGDAVGHVVDMVQNNNYAEGNVGIPLYTDIAIPVVLLIAFYFWKKYQPGTNQ
- a CDS encoding FAD-binding protein → MTLSYKTRIQHDADVEKIRERFLELRESPHDPTMRQAQPSHMMRSSNLYRKWRQELGLDVLSHVIEIDPIQMKVIVEPQVSMDELSRLTLEKKCMVPVIPEFKGITVGGAINGTALESSSHLHGLFHDICLAYHILIGNGEIIRVSATEHPDLFHGISGSFGSLAILLLVELRLIRAASHIELTYHPCENIQRSLARIQDLHEQAHPPEFLEGIVFSKDQIVVIEGRWCQNDQLPLLNLSLPWSPWYYSHVRKACFEQAIKAEKITTFDYLFRHDCGAFWMAAYGLHWELLTRYYLEGRLGLSDLSYKTFGSLEFEKFSALKDPSFIQRFLLNWQLSSQKLYNMFHATKSRWFENRFIIQDYFIPLDHTETFVEFIMEKVGIFPLWLCPIKSTTHPQILAPHWGNGMYVDVGVYGMPKHTASLKTIHTELNQLMQHLDGRKMLYSFCGYTEEEFWSIYKKTPYLDLRQRYYASDVWPSIEEKVLNTFP